One Frankia alni ACN14a DNA window includes the following coding sequences:
- a CDS encoding class I SAM-dependent methyltransferase: MIADHEITNSKAGAWDRLGSAYWNRNYDGGPNPAACAQYLEGLAAGERVLLVGASTVALARAVLDAGAELVVADFSAVMLAELENLIPGRAEFVRVDVTRADSRFDGAFDLVIADRLVNRFVRAELRSALRTLSAAVRPGGKMRLSYRLGLYERDEAVLSEAARRGVLSTVFDEAEFDVDYSAAAEWLGTVLPPHGDIPTHALVDFYVARGREHRIRTGELDELAAQDVPRGLRYETAHLPVPGQGDDFLLQLTRLA, from the coding sequence GTGATCGCTGACCACGAGATCACCAACTCGAAGGCGGGCGCCTGGGACCGGCTGGGTAGCGCGTACTGGAACCGCAACTACGACGGCGGTCCGAACCCCGCAGCGTGTGCCCAGTACCTCGAAGGTCTCGCCGCTGGTGAGCGGGTGCTTCTGGTGGGCGCCAGCACCGTTGCACTCGCCCGTGCGGTGCTCGACGCCGGCGCGGAGCTGGTGGTCGCGGACTTCTCCGCGGTGATGCTTGCCGAGCTGGAGAACCTGATCCCGGGAAGGGCCGAGTTCGTTCGGGTCGACGTGACCCGCGCCGACTCACGGTTCGACGGTGCGTTCGATCTCGTGATAGCTGATCGACTTGTCAACCGGTTCGTCCGCGCCGAGCTCCGCAGCGCCCTGCGGACCCTGTCCGCCGCGGTGCGCCCCGGCGGGAAGATGCGGCTGAGCTACCGGTTGGGGCTGTACGAGCGGGACGAAGCGGTGCTCTCCGAAGCCGCTCGACGCGGCGTGCTGTCCACCGTTTTCGACGAGGCGGAGTTCGACGTCGACTACAGCGCCGCAGCGGAATGGCTCGGCACGGTGTTGCCACCGCACGGCGACATCCCGACGCACGCCCTGGTCGACTTCTACGTGGCCAGGGGACGAGAACACCGGATCAGAACAGGCGAACTCGACGAGCTCGCCGCCCAGGATGTGCCGCGCGGCCTCCGTTACGAGACCGCGCACCTGCCGGTGCCCGGCCAGGGCGACGACTTCCTCCTCCAACTCACCCGCCTGGCATGA